In Duganella zoogloeoides, a single genomic region encodes these proteins:
- a CDS encoding YkvA family protein gives MAKTDNAADYTAQYSDDGFWGKVRGYAKTAGRGVLEPALKMYYSATDPDTPRWAKATIYGALGYFISPLDGIPDLLPVVGYSDDLGILVAALGAVAVYIKDEHTAKARATLTQWFD, from the coding sequence ATGGCAAAGACCGACAACGCTGCCGACTACACGGCGCAGTATTCCGACGACGGCTTCTGGGGCAAGGTCAGGGGCTACGCCAAGACGGCGGGCCGTGGCGTGCTGGAACCGGCACTGAAAATGTATTACTCGGCCACCGACCCGGACACGCCGCGCTGGGCCAAGGCCACCATCTATGGCGCGCTCGGCTATTTCATCTCGCCGCTGGACGGCATACCGGATTTGCTGCCGGTGGTCGGCTACAGCGACGACCTCGGGATACTGGTGGCAGCGCTGGGCGCGGTGGCCGTGTACATCAAGGACGAACACACGGCCAAGGCCCGCGCCACGCTGACGCAGTGGTTTGACTAG
- a CDS encoding AI-2E family transporter, whose product MSDSLPARALPNAVVGLVGTATVLALLYFGRDVLIPITLAFILSFLIAPFVRALRRVGLGPTASVLTGVAVVAAVVLMAGAVIVTQVTRLGASLPQYQDTIATKLEVLNEITRGTIGSIGGPAGQLIEHLTQNSSDEFGKAPKPRLASDGTTPVLVEIHEPDLKPLQILSKVVASVWPPLETAGIVFIVLIFVLLEHESLRDRFIRLAGGEDLRATTVAVNDAGERLSRFFISQFAVNACTGLVIWIGLSIIGLSQALLWAAMTAVLRYVPYVGFWIAALCATLLAAAIDPGWSLALMTFGIFLVVDIVVAQTVEPKLYGHTTGLSPLSVVVAAIFWSWIWGPVGLVLSTPLTLCLVVAGRYIRALKVLEIMFGELPALTLPQNFYQRALSGDAHEIIAAARRYMRKKTLAQYCDSVLVPALHLANFDLRGKTITADEQAKVTSAIITVIETLSDRKSWWRRPKAPKAGKGSSALAGMGIGRQLRERRISATGEWQGSFDIPPGSLILSVGLATSYDELATEILVRIMRDQKLDARSMSSEDIDEPLPPEATAELVSIVCLVTVDPVNDTPQMRQLMAELRVRLPHAKQLAVLLPSPFGNRDLKDCDFPQADHVSASFEDALNTCLRAMPRKS is encoded by the coding sequence GTGTCAGATTCATTACCAGCTCGCGCATTACCCAACGCCGTTGTCGGCCTGGTCGGCACCGCCACCGTCCTGGCCCTGTTGTATTTCGGCCGCGACGTGCTGATCCCGATCACCCTCGCCTTCATCCTGAGCTTTTTGATCGCGCCATTCGTGCGGGCATTGCGCCGCGTGGGACTGGGGCCGACCGCCTCGGTGCTCACCGGCGTGGCCGTGGTAGCGGCCGTGGTGCTGATGGCCGGCGCGGTGATCGTCACCCAGGTCACGCGCCTGGGCGCCAGTCTGCCGCAGTACCAGGACACCATCGCCACCAAGCTCGAAGTGCTCAACGAGATCACGCGCGGCACCATTGGCAGCATCGGCGGCCCGGCCGGGCAACTGATCGAGCACCTGACCCAGAATTCAAGCGATGAGTTCGGCAAGGCGCCAAAGCCGCGCCTGGCCAGCGATGGCACCACGCCGGTGCTGGTGGAAATCCACGAACCGGACTTGAAGCCCTTGCAAATTCTCTCCAAGGTGGTCGCTTCGGTGTGGCCGCCGCTGGAGACGGCCGGCATCGTCTTCATCGTGCTGATCTTCGTGCTGCTCGAACATGAATCGCTGCGCGACCGCTTCATCCGGCTGGCAGGCGGCGAAGACTTGCGCGCCACCACGGTCGCGGTCAACGATGCCGGCGAGCGGCTGTCGCGCTTTTTCATCTCGCAATTCGCAGTCAATGCGTGCACCGGGCTGGTGATCTGGATCGGGCTGTCGATCATCGGCCTGTCGCAGGCGCTGCTGTGGGCGGCGATGACCGCCGTGCTGCGCTACGTTCCCTACGTCGGCTTCTGGATCGCCGCGCTGTGCGCCACGCTGCTGGCCGCCGCGATCGACCCGGGCTGGTCGCTGGCGCTGATGACATTCGGCATCTTTTTGGTCGTGGACATCGTGGTCGCGCAAACCGTCGAACCCAAGCTGTACGGCCACACGACCGGGCTGTCGCCTCTGTCGGTGGTGGTGGCGGCGATATTCTGGAGCTGGATCTGGGGCCCGGTCGGCCTGGTGCTGTCCACGCCGCTCACCCTCTGCCTGGTAGTGGCCGGCCGGTACATCCGGGCTTTGAAAGTGCTGGAAATCATGTTCGGAGAATTGCCGGCCCTGACCTTGCCGCAGAATTTTTACCAGCGCGCCTTGTCGGGCGACGCCCACGAGATCATTGCGGCGGCGCGGCGCTACATGCGCAAGAAGACGCTGGCCCAGTACTGCGACAGCGTGCTGGTGCCGGCACTGCACCTGGCCAACTTCGACCTGCGCGGCAAGACCATCACGGCCGATGAACAGGCCAAGGTCACCAGCGCCATCATTACCGTGATCGAGACGCTGAGCGACCGCAAGTCGTGGTGGCGCCGCCCCAAGGCGCCCAAGGCCGGCAAAGGCAGCTCGGCGCTGGCCGGCATGGGCATCGGGCGCCAGCTGCGCGAGCGGCGCATCTCGGCCACCGGCGAATGGCAAGGCTCGTTCGACATCCCGCCCGGCAGCCTGATCCTGAGCGTGGGCCTGGCGACGTCGTACGACGAGCTGGCCACCGAGATCCTGGTGCGCATCATGCGCGACCAGAAACTCGACGCCCGCAGCATGAGCAGCGAAGACATCGACGAGCCGCTGCCGCCCGAAGCCACTGCCGAGCTGGTATCCATCGTGTGCCTGGTGACGGTCGATCCGGTCAACGATACGCCGCAAATGCGCCAGCTGATGGCCGAGCTGCGGGTGCGCCTGCCGCACGCCAAGCAGTTGGCGGTGCTGCTGCCCAGCCCGTTCGGCAACCGCGACCTCAAGGACTGCGACTTCCCGCAGGCCGACCACGTGTCCGCTTCGTTCGAGGATGCGCTTAATACTTGCTTGCGGGCCATGCCGCGCAAGAGTTAG
- a CDS encoding MipA/OmpV family protein: MRYSLKLAPLFVSLCAVGAAGHAAAQAAPEGTLVGIGIGYVPEYAGADDNHLVGAPILDHSFGNGFFASTRRGLGYQTAAGGFGLSAALGYGGKRDEHKRNFGAGSDDLRGMGKVHGGALALLTATYQVGTIGLSLSTAQALSRRDNGSTYTIGASTPFYTSASDQLSFNASAVYGDNKHAQTYYGVTATQSARSGYGSYRAERGFENINVGVNWNHAIDARWSVTSAAGLTRMVGDAADSPLTKRKTTPMVTTGLVYKF, translated from the coding sequence ATGCGTTACAGCCTCAAGTTAGCCCCCCTGTTCGTCTCCCTGTGCGCTGTCGGCGCCGCCGGCCATGCCGCTGCCCAGGCCGCTCCGGAAGGTACGCTGGTTGGCATCGGCATCGGCTATGTGCCCGAATACGCCGGCGCCGACGACAACCACCTGGTGGGCGCTCCCATCCTCGACCACAGCTTCGGCAACGGCTTCTTTGCCAGCACCCGGCGCGGCCTCGGTTACCAGACCGCTGCCGGCGGCTTCGGTCTCTCGGCCGCGCTCGGCTATGGCGGCAAGCGCGACGAGCACAAGCGCAACTTCGGCGCCGGTTCCGATGACTTGCGCGGCATGGGTAAAGTCCATGGCGGCGCGCTGGCCCTGCTGACGGCTACCTACCAGGTCGGCACCATCGGCCTGTCGCTCAGCACCGCCCAGGCCCTGTCCAGGCGCGACAACGGCAGCACTTACACCATCGGCGCGTCCACCCCGTTCTATACCAGCGCCAGCGACCAGTTGTCGTTCAACGCCTCCGCCGTCTATGGCGACAACAAGCATGCGCAAACCTACTACGGCGTCACCGCCACCCAGAGCGCGCGCTCGGGCTACGGTAGCTACCGCGCCGAACGCGGCTTCGAAAACATCAACGTCGGCGTCAACTGGAACCACGCGATCGACGCGCGCTGGTCGGTCACCAGCGCCGCCGGCTTGACCCGCATGGTCGGAGATGCCGCCGACAGCCCGCTGACCAAGCGCAAGACCACGCCGATGGTGACGACCGGCCTGGTCTACAAGTTCTAG
- a CDS encoding glutathione S-transferase family protein, translating into MPDTPALHSSPQPALTLYYHPLASFCHKVLIALYENGTGFDKRVINVGEDADRAELTAMWPICKFPVIRDHERMRDIPETSIIIEYLDHHFPGPQPMIPADWDAALDVRLWDRFFDNYVQVPVQTIVTGHLTGMQCDRTKERTKLKTAYKMIEKRMASRSWMSGEHFSLADCAAAPALFYAATLLPFPEEYTNLQSYFERLVVRPSVRRVLEEAKPYFPLYPFVAGIPERFL; encoded by the coding sequence ATGCCTGATACCCCAGCACTACATTCCTCACCCCAGCCCGCGCTCACGCTGTATTACCACCCGCTGGCGTCGTTCTGCCACAAGGTGCTGATCGCGCTGTACGAAAACGGCACCGGGTTCGACAAGCGCGTCATCAACGTGGGCGAGGATGCCGACCGCGCCGAGCTCACGGCCATGTGGCCGATCTGCAAGTTCCCGGTGATCCGCGACCACGAGCGCATGCGCGACATCCCGGAAACCTCGATCATCATCGAGTACCTGGACCACCATTTTCCCGGCCCGCAGCCGATGATCCCGGCCGACTGGGACGCCGCGCTCGACGTGCGGCTGTGGGACCGGTTCTTCGACAATTACGTGCAGGTGCCGGTGCAGACCATCGTCACCGGCCACCTGACCGGCATGCAGTGCGACCGCACCAAGGAGCGCACCAAGCTCAAGACCGCCTACAAGATGATCGAGAAGCGCATGGCCAGCCGCTCGTGGATGAGCGGCGAGCACTTCAGCCTGGCAGACTGCGCGGCGGCGCCGGCGCTGTTCTACGCCGCCACGCTGTTGCCGTTCCCCGAGGAGTACACCAACCTGCAGTCGTACTTCGAGCGGCTGGTGGTGCGCCCGTCAGTGCGCCGCGTGCTGGAAGAAGCAAAACCGTACTTCCCGCTGTACCCGTTCGTGGCCGGGATTCCCGAGCGCTTCCTGTAG
- a CDS encoding SDR family oxidoreductase, producing the protein MQPENPNASRRAMVGGLATGLLGAAIVPASAASAADQVSNGTPASAPNVPLLDPRTAYKQPPFETQQQPWPGLSGKMNPRPDHGETTYKGSGRLKGRKALITGGDSGIGRAAAIAYAREGADVAINYLPAEEADAREVADLIRAAGRKAVLIPGDLKDEAFCRRLVADAARDLGGLDIVVNNAARQFSRKSILDLTTAEFDETYKTNVYATFWVTKAAVPLLKPGATIINTTSVQAYDPSENLLDYASTKAAIMNFSKGLAKQLAPQGIRVNAVAPGPFWTPLQVTGGQPPEKLPEFGADSPLKRPGQPAELAAVYVLLASNESSYATGQVYAAVGGAGGP; encoded by the coding sequence ATGCAACCTGAAAATCCCAACGCATCGCGCCGGGCCATGGTCGGCGGCCTCGCCACCGGCCTGCTGGGCGCGGCCATCGTTCCTGCCTCGGCAGCTTCGGCTGCGGACCAGGTCAGCAACGGCACGCCGGCATCCGCGCCAAATGTGCCACTGCTCGATCCGCGCACTGCCTATAAGCAGCCGCCGTTCGAGACGCAACAGCAACCATGGCCTGGCCTCTCCGGCAAGATGAACCCGCGCCCCGATCACGGTGAGACTACCTACAAGGGTAGTGGCCGTCTCAAGGGGCGCAAGGCGCTGATCACCGGTGGCGACTCCGGCATCGGCCGCGCTGCCGCCATTGCCTACGCGCGCGAGGGCGCCGACGTGGCGATCAATTACTTGCCGGCCGAGGAAGCCGATGCGCGCGAGGTGGCCGACCTGATCCGCGCCGCCGGCCGCAAGGCCGTGCTGATCCCGGGCGACCTCAAAGACGAAGCGTTTTGCCGCCGCCTGGTGGCGGACGCCGCGCGCGACCTTGGGGGGCTCGACATCGTGGTCAACAATGCCGCGCGCCAGTTTTCGCGCAAGTCCATTCTCGACCTCACCACCGCCGAGTTCGACGAGACCTATAAAACCAATGTGTATGCGACGTTCTGGGTGACCAAGGCCGCGGTGCCGCTGCTTAAACCCGGCGCGACCATCATCAACACCACCTCGGTGCAGGCGTACGACCCCAGCGAAAACCTGCTCGACTACGCGTCCACCAAGGCGGCGATCATGAATTTCAGCAAAGGATTGGCCAAGCAGCTCGCGCCCCAGGGCATCCGCGTCAATGCGGTAGCGCCCGGGCCATTCTGGACCCCGCTGCAGGTGACGGGCGGCCAGCCGCCGGAAAAGCTGCCCGAGTTCGGCGCTGACTCGCCGCTGAAACGCCCCGGCCAACCGGCCGAACTGGCTGCCGTATATGTATTGCTGGCCTCTAACGAGTCGAGCTACGCCACCGGCCAGGTGTATGCGGCAGTGGGCGGAGCGGGGGGGCCATAA
- a CDS encoding phasin family protein, translating to MNSFVDTISPVAKEHIAARIAYVNDVALAVVHSTRQLAEANLQFGRDWLQQSSNAWQQAVLTPAAERSEVAGPTAEAVAQTLHSYQRHVAQIASDFQTSITDVMRQHVPQTTRTATALAEVVSQKAAAETDQQWRINQTASRDLIDQASRFAQVATQNRAMQEPASMQSAEDSGNKN from the coding sequence ATGAATTCGTTTGTGGACACCATCTCGCCCGTAGCCAAAGAGCATATCGCAGCAAGAATCGCGTACGTCAACGACGTGGCGCTGGCCGTGGTTCACTCCACCCGGCAACTGGCAGAAGCCAACCTGCAATTTGGCCGCGACTGGTTGCAACAGTCCAGCAATGCCTGGCAACAAGCCGTACTCACCCCGGCCGCCGAGCGCAGTGAAGTGGCAGGACCCACGGCAGAGGCCGTCGCTCAGACCTTGCACTCGTACCAGCGGCACGTGGCGCAAATCGCCAGCGACTTCCAGACCTCGATCACCGACGTGATGCGCCAGCACGTGCCGCAAACCACGCGCACGGCCACCGCGCTGGCCGAGGTGGTGTCGCAAAAGGCCGCAGCCGAAACCGACCAGCAATGGCGCATCAACCAGACCGCAAGCCGCGACCTGATCGACCAGGCCAGCCGCTTCGCCCAGGTCGCCACGCAAAACCGCGCCATGCAGGAACCTGCGTCCATGCAAAGCGCGGAAGATAGCGGCAACAAGAACTAG
- a CDS encoding alpha/beta fold hydrolase produces the protein MSVPSVLYLHGGPGLGPVFELARYPDATHVHWWRQPLAKPCAARPFLDLQASALDELRRLAAERGAPVTLAASSFGAHLAVHLARHAPELIARIVLLAPTFDPEQAALRLARRAFRVHTDHPCAGQLAMALAAYEDDPGRPRFWDVFGALSLLPDVTSLYFGPNGGEAAARSFAELIEQPGAFDGPTSVATSDDFSAIDRRPVVSAFGGPVTVLFGAHDPMIDAQQDEAVWSVIFPQAEFFKVETGHFPLLELTLEECGIGAP, from the coding sequence ATGTCGGTACCTTCAGTTCTTTATTTGCATGGCGGTCCGGGCCTGGGCCCCGTGTTCGAACTTGCCCGTTATCCCGATGCCACCCACGTTCACTGGTGGCGCCAGCCGCTGGCCAAGCCGTGCGCGGCGCGGCCATTCCTGGATTTGCAGGCGTCCGCACTGGACGAGCTGCGCCGGCTGGCGGCTGAACGCGGCGCCCCGGTCACGCTGGCGGCCAGCTCTTTCGGCGCCCACCTGGCCGTGCACCTGGCGCGCCATGCGCCGGAGCTGATTGCCCGCATCGTACTGCTGGCCCCCACCTTCGATCCCGAACAGGCCGCGTTGCGCCTGGCCCGGCGCGCGTTCCGCGTGCACACCGACCATCCGTGCGCGGGCCAGCTGGCCATGGCGCTGGCGGCCTACGAGGATGATCCAGGCCGGCCGCGGTTCTGGGACGTGTTTGGCGCACTGTCGCTGCTGCCCGATGTGACCTCGCTGTACTTCGGTCCCAACGGTGGTGAAGCGGCAGCGCGCTCGTTCGCGGAACTGATCGAGCAACCGGGCGCCTTCGACGGCCCGACGTCGGTGGCAACCTCGGACGATTTTTCGGCGATTGATCGCCGCCCGGTGGTCAGCGCCTTTGGCGGCCCGGTCACGGTGCTGTTCGGCGCGCATGATCCGATGATTGATGCGCAGCAGGACGAGGCGGTATGGAGTGTGATCTTCCCGCAGGCAGAGTTTTTCAAAGTGGAGACCGGGCATTTCCCGCTGCTGGAACTTACCCTGGAAGAATGCGGGATCGGCGCGCCGTAG
- a CDS encoding discoidin domain-containing protein, producing MQRILAIALFLFSSLTAPVAGAAPQPDASVVLDLAGQWRFALDRQDTGVQQQWFKRELQDRITLPGILQAQGYGDDIGTGTPWVLSLYDKQWQLREDYKTHTTPGQVKVPFLSQPPKHYLGAAWYQREIDIPAAAGGRGDIPAAAGGRGDIPAAAGGRGDIPAAAGGRGDVPKGWRGQRVVLHLERPRWGSTVWVDDRQVGSNLSLVAAHDYDLGLLAPGRHRISIRVDNRMLMAYRPDAHSVSDSLGMSWNGIIGKLELRATSPVWIDDAQVYPNVQNRTALVKIRIGNAGGRAGSGTITANGVRHPVRWSESGGSAEITVKFAANAQTWDEFHPVLHDLRLQLQGPHAAHTKNVRFGFAQITAVGKDFVLNGRTIFLRGTHHGGDFPLTGYPPTDLAYWRKIIQINKDWGINHIRFHSFCPPEAAFQAADELGVYLQPEPGMWNDVSPGTAMEAMLYEETERMIRAYGNHPSFLLLSPSNEPKGKWKEAFDKWIAHYRQADPRRLYTNGTGHTEKQVPGLAEGTDYLAMQRIGPKPLRGERGWFGRDYGASLEGVNVPVVSHETGQWVAYPDYDIIDKFTGYLRPGNYEIFRDSLARHGMAARNKDFAWASGKFQVQAYKEEIEANLRTPGLGGYQLLDLHDYLGQGTALVGVLDTFWEPKGYVTAPEFRRFNGETVPLARLAKRVYTTTDSLTVPVEVAHFGAAPLVDAQPRWQLLDDAGRVAASGAFARQTIAIGKNIALGTIELPLRDLAAPQTYRLEVTIAGAMPGETGGAPLPSGQNDWRIWVYPAAAATDTAEPADVLVTRSWNAAEARLAQGGKVLYLPLAADLDWSGPPLDSVPVFWNRLMNPAWSRTLGVAIDNRHPALAHFPTDRFNDWQWTELIKGARTINLDKLPPALQPIVQPVDDWNRNYKLGLLVEAKVGNGRLMMASADLVSNLDQRIVARQLRKSVLDYMASSQFEPQVAVSAFEVRLALFDTLVMKKLGAQAAGGNNPAYAIDGDPNTFWSAGDPKAQRMPQALTITFAKPMPFSGLVLMPRQNHRDHEGDAREYLVETSDDGAHWQELQRGSLVSTYDQQRIAFGRNVTARQLRFTALSGFGADNTAALAELALVYTGAPLPENSGAVDYKRVQSASSDIDENIGPAEPKKPAK from the coding sequence ATGCAGCGCATTCTCGCCATCGCCCTCTTCCTCTTCAGTTCCCTGACCGCGCCGGTCGCCGGCGCCGCGCCACAGCCCGATGCCAGCGTGGTGCTCGACCTGGCCGGCCAGTGGCGTTTCGCGCTCGACCGCCAGGATACCGGCGTGCAGCAGCAATGGTTCAAGCGGGAGTTGCAAGACCGGATCACCCTGCCCGGCATCCTGCAGGCGCAAGGGTATGGCGACGATATCGGCACCGGCACGCCGTGGGTGCTGTCGCTGTACGACAAGCAGTGGCAGCTGCGCGAGGACTACAAGACCCACACCACGCCCGGCCAGGTCAAGGTACCGTTCCTGTCGCAGCCGCCGAAGCACTACCTGGGCGCCGCGTGGTACCAGCGCGAGATCGATATTCCGGCCGCAGCCGGCGGCCGGGGTGATATTCCGGCCGCAGCCGGCGGCCGGGGTGATATTCCGGCCGCAGCCGGCGGCCGGGGTGATATTCCGGCCGCAGCAGGCGGCCGGGGCGATGTGCCGAAGGGCTGGCGCGGGCAGCGCGTGGTGCTGCACCTGGAGCGGCCGCGCTGGGGATCCACCGTGTGGGTCGATGACCGCCAGGTGGGCAGTAATCTCAGCCTGGTGGCGGCGCATGATTACGACCTGGGCCTGCTGGCGCCGGGCCGCCACCGCATCTCGATCCGGGTGGACAACCGTATGCTGATGGCGTACCGGCCCGATGCCCACTCGGTCTCCGATTCGCTGGGCATGAGCTGGAACGGCATCATCGGCAAACTGGAACTGCGCGCGACGTCCCCCGTATGGATCGACGACGCCCAGGTGTACCCGAACGTGCAAAACCGCACCGCCCTGGTGAAAATCAGGATCGGCAACGCCGGTGGTCGCGCCGGCAGCGGTACCATCACTGCCAATGGCGTGCGCCACCCGGTGCGCTGGAGCGAGAGCGGCGGCAGCGCCGAGATCACCGTCAAGTTTGCAGCCAACGCGCAGACCTGGGACGAATTCCACCCGGTGCTGCACGACCTGCGCCTGCAACTGCAAGGCCCGCATGCCGCCCACACGAAGAACGTACGCTTCGGCTTTGCCCAGATCACCGCCGTCGGCAAGGACTTCGTGCTCAACGGCCGCACCATCTTCCTGCGCGGCACCCACCACGGCGGCGACTTCCCGCTCACCGGCTATCCGCCCACCGACCTCGCCTACTGGCGCAAGATTATCCAGATCAACAAGGACTGGGGCATCAATCACATCCGCTTCCACTCGTTCTGCCCGCCCGAGGCAGCGTTCCAGGCCGCGGACGAACTGGGGGTGTACCTGCAACCGGAACCGGGCATGTGGAACGACGTCTCGCCCGGCACGGCCATGGAGGCGATGCTGTACGAAGAAACCGAGCGCATGATACGCGCCTACGGCAACCACCCATCGTTCCTGCTGCTCAGTCCCAGCAACGAACCGAAAGGCAAGTGGAAGGAAGCATTCGACAAGTGGATCGCCCACTATCGCCAGGCCGATCCGCGCCGGCTGTACACCAACGGCACCGGCCACACCGAGAAGCAGGTGCCGGGACTGGCCGAGGGCACCGACTACCTGGCCATGCAGCGCATCGGCCCCAAGCCGCTGCGCGGCGAGCGCGGCTGGTTCGGCCGTGACTACGGCGCCTCGCTCGAGGGTGTCAACGTGCCGGTGGTGTCGCACGAAACCGGGCAATGGGTGGCCTACCCCGACTACGACATCATCGATAAATTTACCGGCTACCTGCGGCCGGGGAACTACGAGATCTTCCGCGACTCGCTGGCGCGCCACGGCATGGCCGCGCGCAACAAGGATTTTGCCTGGGCCTCGGGCAAATTCCAGGTGCAGGCCTACAAGGAAGAAATCGAAGCGAACCTGCGCACGCCGGGCCTGGGCGGTTATCAACTGCTGGACCTGCACGACTACCTGGGCCAGGGCACGGCGCTGGTCGGCGTGCTCGATACCTTCTGGGAGCCGAAAGGCTATGTGACGGCGCCCGAGTTCCGCCGCTTTAACGGCGAGACCGTGCCGCTGGCGCGCCTGGCCAAACGGGTATACACCACGACCGACAGCTTGACCGTGCCGGTGGAAGTGGCGCACTTCGGCGCCGCCCCGTTGGTCGATGCGCAGCCGCGCTGGCAACTGCTGGACGACGCCGGCCGGGTAGCGGCCAGCGGCGCCTTTGCGCGCCAGACCATCGCCATCGGCAAGAACATCGCTTTGGGCACGATCGAACTGCCGCTGCGCGACCTGGCGGCGCCGCAGACTTACCGGTTGGAGGTGACCATCGCCGGCGCAATGCCAGGCGAGACCGGCGGCGCACCACTCCCTTCAGGGCAAAACGACTGGCGCATCTGGGTGTATCCGGCAGCAGCAGCCACCGACACGGCCGAGCCAGCCGATGTGCTGGTCACGCGCAGCTGGAACGCGGCCGAAGCGCGCCTGGCGCAGGGCGGCAAGGTGCTGTACCTGCCGCTGGCAGCGGACCTGGACTGGAGCGGTCCGCCGCTCGACAGCGTGCCGGTGTTCTGGAACCGCCTGATGAACCCGGCCTGGAGCCGCACGCTGGGCGTAGCGATCGACAACCGTCACCCGGCGCTGGCGCACTTCCCCACCGACCGGTTCAACGACTGGCAATGGACGGAACTGATCAAGGGCGCGCGCACCATCAATCTCGATAAATTGCCGCCCGCGTTGCAACCGATCGTCCAGCCGGTCGATGACTGGAACCGCAACTACAAACTGGGTTTGCTGGTGGAAGCGAAAGTCGGCAACGGCCGCCTGATGATGGCCAGCGCCGACCTGGTTTCGAACCTGGACCAGCGCATCGTCGCGCGCCAGCTGCGCAAGTCGGTGCTCGACTATATGGCGTCGAGCCAGTTCGAGCCGCAAGTGGCCGTCAGCGCCTTCGAGGTGCGGCTGGCGCTGTTCGATACGCTGGTGATGAAAAAGCTCGGTGCGCAGGCGGCGGGAGGCAACAATCCCGCTTACGCCATCGACGGCGATCCGAACACGTTCTGGAGCGCTGGCGACCCGAAGGCGCAGCGCATGCCGCAAGCGCTGACCATCACCTTCGCCAAGCCGATGCCATTCTCCGGGCTGGTGCTGATGCCGCGCCAGAACCACCGCGACCACGAGGGCGATGCGCGCGAATACCTGGTGGAGACCAGCGACGACGGCGCGCACTGGCAGGAGCTGCAGCGCGGTTCGCTGGTCTCGACCTACGACCAGCAGCGCATCGCCTTCGGCCGCAATGTCACCGCGCGCCAGCTGCGTTTTACCGCCCTGTCGGGCTTTGGCGCCGACAACACGGCGGCATTGGCCGAACTGGCGCTGGTGTACACCGGTGCGCCACTGCCGGAGAACAGCGGCGCGGTGGACTACAAGCGGGTGCAGTCGGCGTCAAGCGATATCGATGAAAATATCGGGCCGGCGGAGCCGAAAAAGCCGGCGAAATAG
- a CDS encoding patatin-like phospholipase family protein, which produces MPLRRLALLSITLAVAALGGCKTTPVIDTPVPVTPIAAPEPKKIKIGLALGGGAARGFAHIGVIKALEAQGIYPDVVVGTSAGSVVGALYAAGNTGFQLQRLAFDMDEAAISDWAMPLFGKSTGVLKGEALQAYVNKAVNNQPMEKLKIPFGAVAADLKNGQPILFQRGNTGMAVRASSSVPGVFQPVTINGKTYVDGGLVAPVPVKFARDMGADFVIAVNISTQADVQATVSSVDVIMQTFSIMGQRINQYELKDADIVITPSLGKMASNDFNSRNQAILAGEQAAAQVMAQIKQKLEAKRRP; this is translated from the coding sequence ATGCCCTTACGCCGTCTTGCCCTTTTATCCATCACGCTCGCCGTCGCCGCCCTCGGCGGTTGTAAAACCACACCGGTGATCGACACTCCCGTACCCGTGACGCCCATCGCTGCGCCTGAGCCGAAGAAAATCAAGATCGGCCTGGCCCTGGGCGGCGGCGCCGCGCGCGGCTTTGCCCACATCGGCGTGATCAAGGCGCTCGAAGCGCAGGGCATCTATCCGGACGTGGTGGTCGGCACCAGCGCCGGCAGCGTGGTCGGCGCCCTGTACGCGGCCGGCAATACCGGCTTCCAGCTGCAAAGGCTGGCGTTCGACATGGACGAAGCGGCGATTTCCGACTGGGCCATGCCGCTGTTCGGCAAGAGCACCGGCGTGCTCAAAGGCGAGGCGCTGCAGGCGTATGTGAACAAGGCCGTCAACAACCAGCCGATGGAAAAGCTGAAAATTCCGTTCGGCGCAGTGGCCGCCGACCTGAAAAACGGCCAGCCGATCCTGTTCCAGCGCGGGAACACGGGCATGGCGGTGCGGGCCTCGTCGTCGGTGCCCGGCGTGTTCCAGCCGGTGACCATCAATGGCAAGACGTATGTCGATGGCGGCCTGGTGGCGCCGGTGCCCGTAAAATTCGCGCGCGACATGGGCGCCGACTTTGTCATCGCCGTCAACATCTCCACCCAGGCCGACGTGCAGGCCACCGTCAGCTCGGTCGATGTGATCATGCAGACGTTTAGCATCATGGGCCAGCGCATCAACCAGTACGAATTGAAGGACGCCGACATCGTCATCACCCCGAGCCTGGGCAAGATGGCCAGTAACGATTTTAATAGCCGCAACCAGGCCATCCTGGCGGGCGAGCAGGCTGCCGCCCAGGTGATGGCCCAGATCAAACAGAAGCTGGAAGCGAAGCGCCGGCCCTAA